Proteins co-encoded in one Verrucomicrobiia bacterium genomic window:
- a CDS encoding DUF1552 domain-containing protein, whose product MNAIHRREFIKRVGLSTAALPFLMGLPSLGLAAPARPRQRLVIMFSPNGTIPPAFWPDEVGSDFKLKEIMTPLEAFKDKMLILNGVCNKVRGDGDNHMRGMSCLLTGIELFPGNVQGGGGAPAGWASGISIDQEIKNYLQSKEDTKTRFGSLEFGVGVTDRADPWTRMSYAGPNQPVAPISDPYQMYQKLYGQLKDKESLQSILDDVQTDLKKIRKMISSEDRRMLEQHETLVRQMEKDLKDSEKQKMLAPAPSLETGVSAGQNDDVPRLSRMQVDLLINSFVNDMARVATLQYTKSVGQARMNWLDIKDGHHGLSHEDDKNTDAVQKLTKINKWFAGELNYLLKRLAETPEPGSTGSMLDNTLVVWTNELGKGNSHTLDNIPFVLAGGGFGFKMGRSLKMQKTPHNRLHMALAHAMGHRIETFGNKELSSGGPLDLVS is encoded by the coding sequence ATGAACGCGATACATCGCCGGGAATTCATCAAGCGAGTAGGGCTTTCAACGGCGGCACTGCCGTTCCTTATGGGACTGCCGAGTCTTGGTCTGGCGGCTCCGGCACGTCCGCGCCAACGCCTCGTGATCATGTTCAGCCCGAACGGGACCATTCCGCCTGCATTCTGGCCGGATGAAGTGGGCAGCGATTTCAAGCTGAAGGAGATCATGACGCCGCTGGAGGCGTTCAAGGACAAGATGCTCATCCTGAACGGCGTGTGCAACAAGGTGCGTGGCGATGGTGATAATCACATGCGCGGCATGAGCTGTCTGCTCACGGGTATAGAGCTGTTCCCTGGAAATGTGCAGGGTGGTGGTGGTGCGCCAGCGGGTTGGGCGAGCGGCATTTCCATCGATCAGGAGATCAAGAATTACCTGCAAAGCAAGGAAGACACGAAGACGCGATTCGGCTCGTTGGAGTTTGGGGTGGGCGTGACGGATCGTGCCGATCCGTGGACGCGCATGTCCTACGCGGGGCCGAATCAGCCGGTGGCGCCGATTTCCGATCCTTACCAGATGTATCAGAAGCTGTATGGGCAATTGAAGGACAAGGAGAGCCTGCAAAGCATCCTCGATGATGTGCAGACGGACTTGAAGAAGATCCGCAAGATGATCAGCTCGGAGGATCGTCGCATGCTGGAACAGCACGAGACACTGGTGCGCCAGATGGAGAAGGACCTGAAGGATAGCGAGAAGCAGAAGATGCTGGCACCGGCTCCTTCATTGGAGACAGGCGTGTCTGCGGGTCAGAATGACGATGTACCGCGCTTGAGCCGGATGCAGGTGGACTTGCTCATCAACAGTTTCGTGAACGACATGGCACGCGTGGCGACGTTGCAATATACGAAGTCCGTCGGTCAGGCGCGAATGAACTGGCTGGACATCAAAGACGGTCACCATGGTCTCTCGCACGAAGACGACAAGAACACGGATGCCGTGCAGAAGCTGACCAAGATCAACAAGTGGTTCGCTGGTGAGCTGAATTACCTGCTCAAACGACTGGCGGAGACGCCGGAACCGGGCAGCACGGGTTCCATGCTGGATAATACGCTGGTGGTGTGGACGAATGAGCTGGGCAAGGGCAACTCGCACACGCTGGACAACATCCCGTTCGTGCTGGCAGGTGGTGGATTCGGCTTCAAAATGGGCCGTTCACTCAAAATGCAGAAGACGCCGCATAACCGGTTGCACATGGCGCTGGCTCATGCGATGGGACATCGTATCGAGACGTTCGGTAACAAGGAACTGAGCAGCGGTGGACCGCTGGATCTGGTTAGCTGA